One window of Curtobacterium sp. 458 genomic DNA carries:
- a CDS encoding glycosyltransferase family 2 protein, which produces MTRTTLVVVPVYGDLESLLRCVDGLVEHLDTDRHRVLLVNDCGPDADTIERALLDRTAGLRGFRYERNDHNLGFVGTCNRAVTELDTGSGHDADEAVLLLNSDAVPTAGFLDAMLAVLDEDRTGVVTARSDNATIASIPYRLTNRGAARTEERTRAVWSAIAPLLPASQVLPVAMGFCFLTRRELVSEHGLFDEAFAPGYGEENDYCLRIAAHGWLAKIANHALVLHAGGKSFSGNRNALRAAHQRELERRWPFLPDAVAAYQRHGTTATERFADVLVPAGPAARLAVDLRHVADADALVRRIDAAFGDGFALEARLPSGTSAPDSWTVTSDEPDPDDLVTVQLLVDPSPADLVTANRRAAHWVLVDTGAADVPWSSAQYRAGSARVADLVQPFAEVVTPDELDSAREGVENSMLAPLDGTSAALERRWAAFLPLDLAAAQASAVSSSDEVTRLRRELDDLRASRSFRTGQAIAKVASRLPGRR; this is translated from the coding sequence ATGACCCGCACCACCCTCGTCGTCGTGCCGGTGTACGGCGACCTCGAATCGCTCCTCCGCTGCGTGGACGGCCTCGTCGAGCACCTCGACACCGACCGCCACCGCGTCCTGCTCGTGAACGACTGCGGCCCCGACGCCGACACCATCGAGCGTGCACTCCTCGACCGCACCGCCGGCCTCCGGGGGTTCCGGTACGAGCGCAACGACCACAACCTCGGCTTCGTCGGCACGTGCAACCGCGCCGTGACGGAGCTCGACACGGGCAGCGGGCACGACGCGGACGAAGCCGTCCTCCTCCTCAACAGCGACGCCGTCCCGACGGCCGGGTTCCTCGACGCCATGCTCGCCGTCCTCGACGAGGACCGCACCGGCGTCGTCACCGCCCGCAGCGACAACGCCACGATCGCGAGCATCCCCTACCGCCTGACGAACCGCGGCGCGGCCCGCACCGAGGAACGCACCCGCGCGGTCTGGTCCGCGATCGCGCCGCTCCTGCCCGCGTCGCAGGTCCTCCCCGTCGCGATGGGGTTCTGCTTCCTGACCCGCCGCGAGCTCGTCAGCGAGCACGGCCTCTTCGACGAGGCGTTCGCCCCCGGCTACGGCGAGGAGAACGACTACTGCCTCCGCATCGCCGCGCACGGCTGGCTCGCCAAGATCGCCAACCACGCCCTCGTCCTGCACGCCGGCGGCAAGAGCTTCTCGGGCAACCGGAACGCGCTCCGCGCCGCCCACCAGCGCGAGCTCGAGCGGCGCTGGCCGTTCCTCCCGGACGCGGTGGCCGCCTACCAGCGGCACGGCACGACGGCGACGGAGCGCTTCGCCGACGTGCTCGTCCCGGCCGGTCCGGCAGCGCGGCTGGCGGTCGACCTGCGGCACGTCGCCGACGCGGACGCGCTGGTCCGGCGGATCGACGCGGCCTTCGGGGACGGTTTCGCCCTGGAGGCTCGGCTCCCCTCCGGCACGTCGGCCCCCGACTCGTGGACGGTCACCTCCGACGAGCCAGACCCGGACGACCTCGTCACGGTCCAGCTGCTCGTCGACCCTTCCCCGGCCGACCTCGTGACGGCGAACCGCCGCGCAGCCCACTGGGTCCTCGTCGACACCGGCGCCGCCGACGTCCCCTGGTCGTCGGCGCAGTACCGCGCCGGATCGGCTCGGGTCGCCGACCTCGTCCAGCCGTTCGCGGAGGTCGTGACCCCCGACGAGCTCGACAGCGCGCGGGAGGGCGTGGAGAACAGCATGCTCGCTCCGCTCGACGGCACCTCGGCCGCGCTCGAACGGCGCTGGGCCGCGTTCCTGCCGCTCGACCTCGCCGCGGCGCAGGCGAGCGCGGTGTCGTCGTCCGACGAGGTCACGCGGCTCCGCCGGGAGCTCGACGACCTCCGCGCGAGCCGCTCGTTCCGCACCGGCCAGGCCATCGCCAAGGTCGCGTCCCGCCTCCCGGGGCGCCGCTGA
- the nrdR gene encoding transcriptional regulator NrdR — protein MFCPFCRHPDSRVVDSRTSDDGTSIRRRRQCPNCGRRFSTTETASLNVVKRNGVTEPFSRDKIVSGVRKACQGRPVTDGDLAVLAQRVEETVRSSGSSQIDANDIGLAILVPLRELDEVAYLRFASVYQAFDSLEDFEDAIGQLRLDHHAASRAEGADA, from the coding sequence ATGTTCTGCCCCTTCTGCCGCCACCCGGACTCCCGCGTCGTCGACTCCCGCACGAGCGACGACGGCACCTCCATCCGTCGCCGTCGCCAGTGCCCGAACTGCGGGCGCCGCTTCTCGACCACCGAGACCGCGTCGCTCAACGTGGTGAAGCGCAACGGCGTGACCGAGCCGTTCAGCCGCGACAAGATCGTCTCCGGCGTGCGGAAGGCGTGCCAGGGCCGCCCCGTGACCGACGGTGACCTCGCGGTCCTGGCGCAGCGGGTGGAGGAGACCGTGCGCTCGTCCGGGTCGAGCCAGATCGACGCGAACGACATCGGGCTCGCGATCCTCGTCCCGCTCCGAGAGCTCGACGAGGTCGCCTACCTCCGCTTCGCGAGCGTGTACCAGGCCTTCGACTCCCTCGAGGACTTCGAGGACGCCATCGGGCAGCTCCGCCTCGACCACCACGCAGCCTCCCGCGCCGAGGGTGCTGACGCGTGA
- the hisD gene encoding histidinol dehydrogenase — protein sequence MMQRIDLRGGLPARAELLRLMPRAAGDVSHAVDAARELVDAVREHGASALHEQAERFDGGAPSHVRVPAAEIHAAVAGLTPALREALDEAIRRVRAASAAQVPAGSVTTLADGAEVHQRWQPMRRVGLYVPGGKAVYPSSVVMNVVPAQVAGVGSIALVSPPQRDHGGHVHPTILAAAGLLGVDEVYAMGGAGAIGALAYGVPEIDLEPVDLVTGPGNNYVAAAKRIVRGSVGIDSEAGATEILVIADDTADAGYVAADLVSQAEHDEQAGAVLVTTSATFADAVEAAIPERTARVGTAARLQVALDGPQSAVVLVDSLADAATVSNAYGPEHLEIQTADDDAVLADIDAAGAVFVGPSTPVSLGDYLAGSNHVLPTGGQARFGSGLSASTFLRPQQVIRYSPEALAEVAPHIVALATEEQLPAHGAAVTERTSR from the coding sequence ATGATGCAGCGAATCGACCTCCGCGGCGGCCTGCCCGCCCGTGCCGAACTCCTCCGACTCATGCCCCGCGCCGCCGGCGACGTCTCGCACGCCGTCGATGCCGCACGCGAGCTCGTGGACGCGGTGCGGGAGCACGGGGCCTCGGCGTTGCACGAGCAGGCGGAACGGTTCGACGGGGGAGCGCCGTCGCACGTCCGGGTCCCCGCGGCGGAGATCCACGCCGCAGTGGCCGGGCTGACCCCGGCCCTGCGGGAAGCGCTCGACGAAGCGATCCGCCGCGTCCGTGCCGCGAGCGCCGCACAGGTGCCCGCCGGCTCGGTGACGACCCTCGCCGACGGCGCCGAGGTCCACCAGCGCTGGCAGCCGATGCGCCGTGTCGGGCTCTACGTCCCCGGCGGAAAGGCCGTGTACCCGTCGAGCGTCGTCATGAACGTCGTGCCGGCGCAGGTCGCCGGCGTCGGGTCGATCGCGCTCGTGTCCCCGCCGCAGCGAGACCACGGCGGACACGTGCACCCGACGATCCTCGCGGCGGCCGGACTCCTCGGCGTCGACGAGGTCTACGCCATGGGCGGGGCCGGGGCGATCGGCGCGCTGGCGTACGGCGTGCCGGAGATCGACCTCGAGCCGGTCGACCTCGTGACCGGGCCCGGGAACAACTACGTCGCGGCGGCGAAGCGGATCGTCCGCGGCAGCGTCGGCATCGACTCCGAGGCCGGGGCGACCGAGATCCTCGTGATCGCCGACGACACGGCCGACGCCGGCTACGTCGCGGCCGACCTCGTCAGCCAGGCCGAGCACGACGAGCAGGCGGGCGCCGTCCTCGTGACCACCTCGGCGACGTTCGCCGACGCGGTCGAAGCGGCGATCCCGGAACGCACGGCGCGCGTCGGGACCGCCGCGCGCCTCCAGGTCGCCCTGGACGGACCGCAGTCGGCAGTCGTGCTCGTGGACTCGCTCGCGGACGCCGCGACCGTGAGCAACGCGTACGGGCCGGAGCACCTCGAGATCCAGACCGCCGACGACGACGCGGTCCTCGCCGACATCGACGCCGCCGGAGCGGTGTTCGTCGGGCCGAGCACGCCGGTCAGCCTCGGCGACTACCTGGCCGGGTCGAACCACGTCCTGCCGACCGGTGGGCAGGCCCGCTTCGGGTCGGGGCTCTCCGCGTCGACGTTCCTCCGGCCGCAGCAGGTCATCCGGTACTCGCCGGAGGCCCTCGCCGAGGTCGCGCCGCACATCGTGGCGCTCGCGACGGAGGAGCAGCTGCCGGCGCACGGTGCCGCCGTGACGGAGCGCACGAGCCGGTAG
- a CDS encoding quinone-dependent dihydroorotate dehydrogenase has protein sequence MSVGVERAIRGGYEVVFRSVFANMDPERAHHLAFAVIRVIPHVPFIGRLVERSSRPSAADGITTMGIHFPSRFGLAAGFDKDAKGIRGLGVLGFGHVEVGTITAKPQPGNEKPRLFRLIPDRALVNRMGFNNHGAPAASRRLERARRNPGRPVIGVNIGKSRVVDVADAIDDYLESTRLLAPFADYLAVNVSSPNTPGLRGLQELDQLRPLLTAVRDAAGRTPVLVKIAPDLTDEQIDAIAALAVELGLAGVIANNTTIDRSGLKTPAADVEAMGAGGLSGAPLAARSLEVLRRVRAAVPEDFCVIAVGGVTSERDVQDRIDAGATLVQGYTAFLYEGPTWAARINHLRRRRLRRAAR, from the coding sequence GTGAGCGTCGGCGTCGAGCGGGCCATCCGCGGCGGGTACGAGGTCGTCTTCCGCTCGGTGTTCGCGAACATGGACCCGGAACGGGCCCACCACCTCGCGTTCGCCGTGATCCGGGTGATCCCGCACGTGCCGTTCATCGGCAGGCTCGTCGAGCGGTCCTCCCGCCCGTCGGCGGCGGACGGCATCACGACGATGGGGATCCACTTCCCGTCGCGGTTCGGCCTCGCCGCCGGGTTCGACAAGGACGCCAAGGGCATCCGAGGGCTCGGGGTGCTCGGATTCGGGCACGTCGAGGTCGGCACGATCACGGCGAAGCCGCAGCCGGGCAACGAGAAGCCCCGGCTCTTCCGCCTCATCCCGGACCGCGCGCTCGTCAACCGCATGGGGTTCAACAACCACGGCGCTCCCGCGGCGTCGCGCCGGCTCGAACGGGCCCGGCGCAACCCCGGTCGCCCGGTCATCGGCGTCAACATCGGCAAGAGCCGCGTGGTCGACGTCGCGGACGCCATCGACGACTACCTCGAGTCCACCCGGCTCCTGGCGCCGTTCGCCGACTACCTCGCCGTCAACGTCAGCTCGCCGAACACCCCGGGGCTCCGTGGCCTCCAGGAGCTCGACCAGCTGCGGCCGCTCCTGACCGCCGTGCGGGACGCCGCCGGCCGGACGCCCGTGCTCGTGAAGATCGCGCCGGACCTCACGGACGAGCAGATCGACGCCATCGCCGCGCTCGCGGTGGAGCTCGGGCTCGCCGGGGTGATCGCCAACAACACCACGATCGACCGCTCGGGGCTGAAGACCCCCGCGGCCGACGTCGAAGCCATGGGCGCCGGGGGACTCTCCGGAGCGCCCCTCGCCGCGCGCTCGCTCGAGGTCCTGCGCCGCGTCCGTGCGGCCGTGCCCGAGGACTTCTGCGTGATCGCGGTCGGCGGGGTCACGAGCGAGCGGGACGTGCAGGACCGGATCGACGCGGGGGCGACGCTCGTGCAGGGCTACACGGCGTTCCTCTACGAGGGGCCGACCTGGGCGGCGCGGATCAACCACCTGCGTCGTCGTCGGCTGCGGCGCGCCGCGCGCTGA
- a CDS encoding glycosyltransferase family 2 protein: protein MPGGRNGQDGLGRIARGLARRLRGPERPLTVTDRLDRWAARIVEFGIVDRAYLEAQTGRTFPTDAEAVSFYVHNDGRRGLSLSPLVEPEWMREHQPDARMSWYDALHQEGPGLFQTGPLFDAGVWAASRPEGRRPASTLDALRDFLREATDETALPVPPGRRGAAPTWAAARDDALANARAYAAAQHRTRRRYRQQWDGPSTDEALAALRRGAARRDAERPLVSVVMPVFRRPDVVTAAIRSVQAQTYPHWELLVVDDGSGDDTLDIVRAAAEGDDRVHVHERLNGGAGAARNTGLAAARGELVAFLDADNTWRPEHLAAAVAGVLETDAPGAHTGLRMVGANNDDDATAPTETFRGEDGTVEDLLAGNFIDLNALVVRRDVADAVGPFDETLRRWIDWEWLLRIARHAGMPAYVPVIGVDYDNVRDVRRVSSGQPASWQEVALARHRLDWDALAAAPRTEGRVSVVVPTYRDWTMTRRAVDAVLGAAEHDGDDVEVVVVDNGSPRSVTAVLDAWFRNEPRVVLQREDRNRNFALGSDLGLSRSTGDVVVMLNNDTEVTTGWLRPLVTALDDPTVLGVQPLLLYPDGIVQAAGTVFGGDKVLPWHFLGEHPRYDATTALSDPAARRFSAITAAAAAFRASDLLRWHGFDPVYANGLEDVDLCLRALADAPAGSAFLVEPTSVVVHHESRTEGRDDARIENRRVFDERWRGRYPASDAAPRYEAAGLRYAGVAPGMPKGHAVMVRSSRPVVVRPLALVPYDAGASLRVAVKHDGSRPQDVAALVSGLEALGHLVQVDVASAWYRGSSGLDDVTVLVATGTTSWVPQPGARNVAWGAVGAEDDYAVVLPSDRPAAAILESITAIG from the coding sequence ATGCCCGGCGGCAGGAACGGCCAGGACGGCCTCGGCCGGATCGCACGCGGCCTCGCCCGACGCCTCCGCGGTCCGGAGCGTCCCCTCACCGTGACGGACCGGCTCGACCGCTGGGCCGCCCGCATCGTCGAGTTCGGCATCGTCGACCGCGCGTACCTCGAGGCGCAGACCGGCCGGACCTTCCCGACCGACGCCGAGGCGGTGTCGTTCTACGTCCACAACGACGGTCGGCGCGGGCTCTCGCTCAGCCCGCTCGTCGAACCGGAGTGGATGCGCGAGCACCAGCCCGACGCCCGGATGTCCTGGTACGACGCGCTCCACCAGGAGGGGCCCGGGCTCTTCCAGACCGGTCCGCTCTTCGACGCCGGGGTGTGGGCGGCGTCGCGGCCGGAGGGTCGCCGACCTGCGAGCACGCTCGATGCCCTCCGCGACTTCCTGCGCGAGGCGACCGACGAGACCGCGCTCCCCGTGCCTCCCGGCCGACGCGGCGCTGCACCGACGTGGGCCGCTGCGCGCGACGACGCCCTCGCCAACGCACGCGCGTACGCGGCCGCACAGCACCGCACGCGCCGCCGCTACCGGCAGCAGTGGGACGGGCCGAGCACCGACGAGGCGCTCGCGGCGCTCCGTCGCGGGGCCGCTCGCCGTGACGCGGAACGCCCCCTGGTGTCCGTCGTCATGCCGGTGTTCCGGCGACCCGACGTCGTGACGGCCGCGATCCGCTCCGTGCAGGCGCAGACGTACCCGCACTGGGAGCTGCTCGTCGTCGACGACGGCTCCGGCGACGACACGCTCGACATCGTGCGCGCCGCAGCCGAGGGCGACGACCGCGTCCACGTGCACGAGCGCCTGAACGGCGGCGCCGGCGCGGCCCGCAACACCGGGCTCGCCGCGGCACGGGGCGAGCTCGTCGCGTTCCTCGACGCGGACAACACCTGGCGACCCGAGCACCTCGCCGCCGCCGTCGCCGGGGTCCTCGAGACCGACGCGCCCGGTGCGCACACCGGCCTGCGGATGGTCGGCGCGAACAACGACGACGACGCGACCGCGCCCACCGAGACGTTCCGCGGCGAGGACGGCACCGTCGAGGACCTCCTCGCCGGCAACTTCATCGACCTCAACGCGCTCGTCGTCCGGCGTGACGTCGCCGACGCCGTCGGGCCCTTCGACGAGACGCTCCGCCGCTGGATCGACTGGGAGTGGCTGCTCCGCATCGCGCGGCACGCCGGGATGCCCGCGTACGTGCCGGTGATCGGCGTCGACTACGACAACGTCCGCGACGTCCGCCGGGTCTCGTCCGGGCAGCCGGCGTCGTGGCAGGAGGTCGCCCTCGCACGCCACCGCCTCGACTGGGATGCCCTCGCCGCCGCACCGCGGACCGAGGGCCGCGTGTCCGTCGTCGTCCCGACGTACCGCGACTGGACGATGACCCGTCGGGCCGTCGACGCCGTCCTCGGGGCCGCCGAGCACGACGGCGACGACGTCGAGGTGGTCGTCGTCGACAACGGCTCGCCCCGCTCGGTCACCGCCGTGCTCGACGCCTGGTTCCGGAACGAACCCCGCGTGGTGCTGCAGCGCGAGGACCGCAACCGCAACTTCGCGCTCGGCAGCGACCTCGGGCTCTCCCGCTCCACCGGCGACGTCGTGGTGATGCTCAACAACGACACCGAGGTCACCACCGGCTGGCTCCGACCGCTCGTCACCGCGCTCGACGACCCGACCGTGCTCGGCGTCCAGCCGCTACTGCTCTACCCGGACGGCATCGTGCAGGCCGCCGGCACCGTGTTCGGCGGCGACAAGGTCCTGCCCTGGCACTTCCTCGGCGAGCACCCGCGGTACGACGCGACAACGGCGCTGTCCGACCCTGCCGCCCGTCGCTTCTCGGCGATCACCGCGGCCGCCGCCGCCTTCCGCGCCTCGGATCTCCTCCGCTGGCACGGCTTCGACCCCGTGTACGCGAACGGCCTGGAGGACGTCGACCTCTGCCTCCGCGCCCTCGCAGACGCCCCCGCAGGCTCGGCGTTCCTCGTCGAGCCCACGTCCGTCGTCGTCCACCACGAGAGCCGCACCGAGGGCCGCGACGACGCCCGCATCGAGAACCGCCGGGTGTTCGACGAGCGGTGGCGCGGACGCTACCCGGCCTCCGACGCCGCACCGCGGTACGAGGCCGCGGGGCTCCGCTACGCCGGGGTCGCGCCGGGGATGCCGAAGGGGCACGCCGTCATGGTGCGGTCCTCGAGACCGGTCGTGGTGCGGCCCCTTGCGCTGGTGCCGTACGACGCCGGCGCCTCGCTGCGCGTCGCGGTGAAGCACGACGGGTCACGTCCGCAGGACGTCGCCGCCCTGGTGTCCGGCCTGGAGGCGCTGGGTCACCTCGTGCAGGTCGACGTCGCGTCCGCCTGGTACCGCGGTTCGAGCGGGCTCGACGACGTGACCGTGCTGGTCGCGACCGGCACGACTTCGTGGGTGCCGCAGCCCGGGGCGCGGAACGTCGCGTGGGGCGCTGTGGGAGCTGAGGATGACTACGCAGTCGTCCTGCCGTCCGATCGTCCGGCAGCGGCCATCCTGGAGTCGATCACAGCAATCGGCTAG
- a CDS encoding glycosyltransferase family 2 protein gives MLSAVVPARNSASWIAELLQSISQQAVAELEVLVVVNGSSDGTAEIVQGFVDRDPRFRLIPSSSASAAESRNHGIAAACGEYLVFADSDDIIPDGAYRAMLDSLQASGSDMVIGDHLKFSPTNTWSPTRRWHPFDEHLQAIDPSDVPQLLSGRPCWNRMFRRSFWDRAGLRFPEVPSVEDIEPMTRAFVTAQRIDVVRECVYLYRDRGDASSLSLHADAAVTVRYLEQELACAALVRDVPSLRAQHAEIVLDADGWAHLHRFLTTDPADDEVAEVARATETLLSALPPDALATVAPSRRVLWELVTRNEWDTARSFVLGTASATEQDRIGAWCAAVHRLKHSDLAVAEKLAVDGLVPALVNGADQVDPSSLGRLLTGLVVLTLEPTGNALFDALLTALRSENAELVSKVSALRRIVPLVVDRAEASAEGLTVGGPADLQEGGRARLHLTGATGEDEAIDVVTGADGWRADVLAAGTGAGRYSVTASFDGVAGRFPVVTARMALPPVAESLPMQPLADRKDGWRFLVDRRPEQRGRLGGFLGKVARKLR, from the coding sequence ATGCTCTCCGCAGTCGTTCCAGCGCGGAACAGCGCTTCGTGGATCGCGGAACTGCTGCAGAGCATCAGCCAGCAAGCTGTCGCCGAGCTCGAGGTACTGGTCGTGGTCAACGGTTCGTCCGACGGCACGGCCGAGATCGTTCAGGGCTTCGTCGATCGGGATCCTCGGTTTCGTCTGATCCCGTCGAGTTCGGCGAGTGCCGCCGAGAGCAGGAACCACGGCATTGCGGCTGCCTGCGGCGAGTACCTCGTCTTCGCCGACTCCGACGACATCATTCCGGATGGTGCCTACCGTGCCATGCTCGACTCTCTCCAGGCGAGCGGCTCGGACATGGTGATCGGCGACCACCTCAAGTTCTCTCCGACGAACACGTGGAGCCCGACACGCCGTTGGCACCCGTTCGACGAGCACCTACAGGCAATCGATCCGAGCGACGTCCCGCAGCTGCTGTCCGGACGTCCGTGCTGGAACCGGATGTTCCGGCGATCATTTTGGGACCGCGCCGGCCTGCGTTTCCCGGAGGTTCCGAGCGTCGAGGACATCGAACCGATGACCCGGGCGTTCGTCACCGCGCAACGTATCGATGTCGTTCGCGAGTGCGTGTACCTCTACCGGGATCGCGGTGACGCATCGTCGCTGTCGCTCCACGCGGATGCGGCGGTGACCGTGCGGTACCTCGAACAGGAACTCGCGTGTGCTGCACTGGTCCGGGATGTCCCCTCGCTGCGGGCACAACACGCGGAGATCGTCCTCGACGCGGACGGCTGGGCGCACCTCCACCGGTTCCTCACCACCGATCCTGCGGACGATGAGGTAGCTGAAGTGGCTCGCGCCACCGAGACGCTCCTGTCGGCGCTTCCCCCCGATGCACTCGCTACGGTGGCACCGTCTCGACGCGTGCTCTGGGAACTCGTGACCCGCAACGAATGGGACACTGCACGGTCGTTCGTCCTCGGGACCGCGAGCGCCACTGAGCAGGACCGGATCGGCGCATGGTGCGCTGCGGTGCACCGCCTGAAGCACTCCGATCTCGCCGTGGCCGAAAAGCTTGCCGTCGATGGTCTCGTCCCGGCCCTCGTCAACGGCGCAGACCAGGTGGACCCCAGCTCACTCGGGCGACTGCTGACCGGGCTCGTCGTTCTCACGCTCGAACCGACCGGGAACGCGCTCTTCGACGCCCTGCTCACTGCGCTCCGTTCCGAGAACGCCGAGCTCGTCTCCAAGGTCTCGGCGTTGCGGCGGATCGTCCCGTTGGTCGTCGACCGGGCGGAGGCATCTGCCGAAGGGCTCACCGTGGGCGGTCCTGCCGACCTGCAGGAGGGCGGCAGGGCGCGCCTCCACCTGACGGGAGCAACCGGCGAGGATGAGGCGATCGACGTCGTCACGGGGGCCGACGGATGGCGCGCAGACGTCCTGGCGGCCGGTACCGGCGCGGGCCGCTACTCCGTGACGGCATCGTTCGACGGTGTGGCAGGGCGGTTCCCCGTAGTGACGGCCCGGATGGCTCTGCCTCCGGTGGCTGAGTCGCTCCCGATGCAACCACTGGCGGACCGGAAGGACGGCTGGCGATTCCTGGTCGACCGCCGACCAGAGCAGCGCGGGAGGCTCGGCGGGTTCCTCGGCAAGGTGGCGCGCAAGCTGCGGTGA
- a CDS encoding glycosyltransferase: protein MPDRSLVVFPAYRDNPYLNLMLLAPRAAGWNVVETLRLEQLEGHLGHLGAGDVFHMHWTSPIVQRADDDHEAARARLDRFRAAVDAARSRGARLVWTIHNVLPHDARHLDLELELDRYLAATADVVHVMNSDTPAAVSEYYQLDPSRVVRIPHPSYQGVYPATSSRDDARDALGLAPDDRAVLAFGQMRPYKGLDLLIEAVRTLAPAERPVLLLAGRTSDEDRATIDTMLGDDLRAVREHDHVEDVDVQRWFRAADLAVFPYRRVLNSGALHLAASFEVPAVLPDEPHLRAEFGGEGWVRWFDPADAVRALAGVLAEPVGAAEGAAGFSRRQAPFGRSREYAGLLDAVTR, encoded by the coding sequence GTGCCCGATCGCTCCCTCGTGGTTTTCCCGGCCTACCGGGACAACCCCTACCTCAACCTGATGCTCCTCGCCCCCAGGGCCGCCGGGTGGAACGTCGTCGAGACACTGCGGCTCGAACAGCTCGAAGGGCACCTCGGGCACCTCGGCGCCGGTGACGTGTTCCACATGCACTGGACGTCACCGATCGTGCAGCGCGCCGACGACGACCACGAGGCCGCCCGCGCACGGCTCGACCGCTTCCGGGCCGCCGTCGATGCTGCCCGTTCGCGCGGTGCCCGACTCGTCTGGACCATCCACAACGTCCTCCCCCACGACGCCCGGCACCTCGACCTCGAACTCGAACTCGACCGGTACCTCGCCGCCACCGCCGACGTGGTGCACGTGATGAACTCCGACACCCCCGCAGCCGTCTCGGAGTACTACCAGCTCGACCCCTCGCGCGTCGTGCGCATCCCCCACCCGAGCTACCAGGGCGTCTACCCGGCCACCTCGTCGCGGGACGACGCACGGGACGCCCTCGGGCTCGCGCCCGACGACCGGGCCGTGCTCGCCTTCGGGCAGATGCGCCCGTACAAGGGCCTCGACCTGCTGATCGAAGCCGTGCGGACACTCGCGCCGGCCGAGCGTCCGGTGCTGCTGCTGGCTGGCCGGACCTCCGACGAGGACCGCGCGACCATCGACACGATGCTCGGCGACGACCTCCGCGCCGTCCGTGAGCACGACCACGTCGAGGACGTCGACGTCCAGCGGTGGTTCCGTGCCGCCGACCTCGCGGTGTTCCCCTACCGGCGCGTCCTCAATTCGGGTGCGCTGCACCTCGCCGCGTCGTTCGAGGTGCCGGCCGTTCTGCCGGACGAGCCGCACCTGCGCGCGGAGTTCGGCGGCGAGGGGTGGGTGCGGTGGTTCGACCCGGCCGACGCGGTGAGGGCGCTCGCGGGGGTGCTCGCCGAGCCCGTGGGTGCAGCGGAGGGTGCCGCTGGGTTCAGTCGGCGGCAGGCGCCGTTCGGGCGGTCGCGGGAGTACGCGGGGTTGCTCGACGCCGTGACCCGCTGA